One Prunus dulcis chromosome 8, ALMONDv2, whole genome shotgun sequence DNA window includes the following coding sequences:
- the LOC117637211 gene encoding potassium transporter 7 isoform X1 — translation MAEEEGLERGEINGGLASMDSIDSRWVFQDEDDSEVDDEEAEDDVRHRTVVDSEDDEDEDNAEQRLIRTGPRIDSFDVEALEVPGALRNEYEDFSLGRKIIIAFQTLGVVFGDVGTSPLYAFSVMFKKAPINGNEDVIGAMSLVLYTLILIPLLKYVLVVLWANDDGEGGTFALYSLICRHAKVSLLPNQLPSDARISSFRLKVPSPELERSLKIKERLEASLTLKKLLLTLVLAGTAMVIADGVVTPAMSVVSAVSGLKIGVDAIKQDQVVMISVAFLVILFSVQKFGTSKVGLAVGPALFIWFCSLGGIGIYNLVKYDSSVLKAFNPVHIYYFFKRNSTKAWYSLGGCLLCATGSEAMFADLCYFSVRSVQLTFVLLVLPCLMLGYLGQAAYLMENPDGAEQAFFSSIPNGVFWPVFLIANIAALIASRAMTTATFSCIKQSMALGCFPRLKIIHTSRKFMGQIYIPVVNWFLLVVCLVSICTISSIDEIGNAYGIAELGVMMMTTILVTIVMLLIWQINIIIVLSFIVIFLGLELTFFSSVLWSVGDGSWIILVFAIIMFFIMFIWNYGSKLKYETEVKQKLSMDLMRELGCNLGTIRAPGIGLLYNELVKGIPAIFGHFLTTLPAIHSMIIFVCIKYVPVPVVPQSERFLFRRVCPKNYHIFRCIARYGYKDVRKESHQTFEQLLIESLEKFIRREAQERSLESDGDDGDIDSEDVTSCSRVLIAPNGSVYSLGVPLLAEYKESSEPISEASTSEEVKPGPPADQTAYDAEQSIERELSFIRKAKESGVVYLLGHGDIRARKDSWFIKKLIINYFYAFLRKNCRRGIANLSVPHSHLMQVGMTYMV, via the exons ATGGCCGAGGAGGAAGGTCTCGAGAGGGGCGAGATCAATGGCGGACTAGCATCCATGGACTCCATCGATTCGCGGTGGGTTTTTCAGGACGAGGACGACTCCGAGGTCGACGATGAGGAGGCAGAGGACGATGTGAGGCATCGGACGGTTGTGGATTCGGAGGACGATGAAGACGAAGACAATGCCGAGCAGCGCTTGATTCGCACTGGGCCTCGCATCGATTCCTTTGACGTCGAAGCGCTCGAGGTCCCCGGCGCTCTGCGAAACGAATATGAG GATTTCAGTCTTggaaggaaaataataattgctTTTCAGACCCTTGGGGTTGTCTTTGGTGATGTTGGAACAAGTCCATTGTATGCCTTCAGTGTCATGTTTAAAAAGGCACCAATTAATGGAAATGAGGATGTTATTGGAGCAATGTCACTAGTCCTATACACCTTAATCTTGATCCCCCTGCTTAAGTATGTGCTGGTTGTTCTTTGGGCTAATGATGATGGTGAAG GTGGTACATTTGCTTTGTATTCATTGATCTGTCGACATGCTAAGGTCAGTCTTCTTCCAAACCAGCTTCCGTCAGATGCCCGGATATCAAGTTTCAGGCTAAAGGTGCCATCTCCTGAACTCGAGAGATCTTTAAAAATCAAGGAAAGGCTCGAGGCTTCTCTGACTCTGAAAAAGCTTCTTCTGACATTAGTGCTTGCTGGTACTGCTATGGTGATAGCTGATGGGGTTGTTACCCCAGCTATGTCAG TAGTGTCAGCTGTTAGTGGTCTAAAGATTGGAGTAGATGCAATTAAGCAAG ATCAAGTGGTGATGATTTCAGTTGCCTTTCTTGTAATTTTATTCAGTGTACAGAAATTCGGGACAAGTAAAGTTGGACTGGCTGTAGGCCCTGCCTTATTCATATGGTTTTGTTCCCTTGGGGGCATTGGGATTTACAACCTTGTTAAATATGACAGCAGTGTGTTGAAGGCATTCAATCCTGTTCACATCTATTACTTCTTCAAGAGGAACTCGACTAAGGCTTGGTATTCTCTTGGGGGTTGTCTTCTGTGCGCTACAG GTTCTGAGGCAATGTTTGCGGATCTTTGCTACTTTTCTGTTCGATCAGTCCAG CTTACGTTTGTGCTTCTTGTTTTGCCATGCCTTATGTTGGGTTATTTGGGTCAAGCTGCATACCTTATGGAGAACCCAGATGGAGCTGAACaagctttcttttcttctattcCAA ATGGTGTTTTCTGGCCTGTGTTCCTCATTGCTAACATTGCTGCATTGATTGCTAGTCGTGCAATGACGACGGCCACATTTTCATGCATAAAACAATCGATGGCACTTGGTTGTTTCCCTCGCCTTAAAATCATACATACCTCCCGGAAATTCATGGGGCAAATTTATATCCCTGTCGTGAATTGGTTTTTGCTGGTAGTTTGCCTGGTGTCTATCTGCACTATTTCAAGCATTGATGAGATTGGAAATGCATATG GCATTGCTGAGCTAggagtgatgatgatgacgacCATTTTAGTAACAATTGTTATGCTTCTTATATGGCAGATAAATATTATCATCGTGCTGAGTTTCATAGTAATTTTCCTGGGTTTGGAATTGACCTTTTTCTCGTCAGTTTTGTGGAGTGTGGGAGATGGAAGTTGGATAATTTTGGTCTTTGCcataattatgttttttataATGTTTATCTGGAACTATGGAAGCAAGCTTAAGTATGAAACTGAAGTCAAGCAAAAGCTGTCAATGGATTTGATGCGGGAATTGGGTTGCAATCTTGGGACAATCAGAGCACCGGGAATTGGCTTGCTTTATAATGAGTTGGTGAAGGGAATACCAGCAATTTTTGGCCATTTTCTAACCACACTTCCGGCAATCCACTCGATGATCATATTTGTATGTATAAAGTATGTTCCAGTTCCTGTAGTGCCTCAAAGTGAAAGGTTTCTTTTCCGGCGTGTCTGCCCAAAAAACTACCACATATTTCGTTGCATTGCCAG GTATGGCTACAAGGATGTTCGTAAAGAAAGTCACCAGACATTTGAACAGCTACTAATTGAGAGCCTTGAGAAATTCATTCGTCGGGAAGCTCAGGAGCGGTCACTAGAGAGTGATGGGGATGATGGTGATATAGACTCTGAGGACGTGACTTCGTGCTCAAGAGTTCTCATAGCTCCCAACGGAAGTGTCTACTCACTTGGTGTTCCTCTCCTGGCTGAGTACAAGGAGTCAAGTGAGCCTATATCAGAAGCAAGCACATCAGAGGAGGTGAAGCCAGGGCCTCCTGCAGACCAGACAGCTTATGATGCTGAGCAGAGTATTGAGAGGGAACTATCTTTTATACGCAAGGCCAAAGAATCGGGGGTTGTCTATCTTCTTGGTCACGGGGATATTAGGGCCAGGAAAGATTCCTGGTTTATTAAGAAGTTAATCATCAATTACTTCTACGCCTTCTTGAGAAAAAATTGCAGGAGGGGGATTGCCAATTTGAGCGTGCCCCATTCGCATCTAATGCAGGTTGGGATGACATATATGGTTTGA
- the LOC117638354 gene encoding uncharacterized protein LOC117638354: MTFNEFKSLKSHPAHVNFQTDTFADYELLRIAIGNGTAIGRNSIALGDDTDARTLGVEESRRVGIDDLSYDYDNHAFIPNEVEAATFQDLSPKQPNSYVPTQGTNVELPLESNGQTKRNRTEYEGNTSSFETNTRADVLERVSLSIDSIATDFRGIHSLMEKKEKESGCWDAIMEIPNLDIGAFQFIYVLSGWEGSAHDSKVLNDALSKYFLVDCGFPNRRQFLAPFRGVRYHLQDFAGQGRDPENATELFNLRHASLRNVIERIFGIFKSRFTIFKSAPPFPYRTQVELVLACAGLHNFLCRECRSDEFPIELENESSSSSSLPGNEGDNVEQVFETQEQQRENANEWRVGIASDMWRNAMQDNNGTQR; encoded by the exons atgacttttaatGAGTTTAAAAGTCTGAAG TCCCACCCGGCCCATGTCAACTTTCAGACAGACACTTTTGCTGACTATGAACTTCTGAGAATTGCAATTGGGAATGGAACTGCCATTGGAAGAAACTCAATTGCATTGGGAGATGATACAGATGCGAGAACATTAGGAGTGGAAGAAAGTAGACGTGTGGGAATAGATGACTTGAGTTATGACTATgataatcatgcattcataccAAATGAAGTTGAAGCTGCAACATTCCAAGATCTATCACCCAAACAACCTAATTCATATGTTCCCACTCAAGGCACGAATGTGGAGCTTCCCTTGGAAAGCAATGGTCAGACAAAAAGGAATAGAACTGAGTATGAGGGGAACACTAGCTCTTTTGAGACCAACACTCGAGCCGATGTTCTAGAAAGAGTTTCTCTTAGCATTGATTCAATTGCCACAGATtttcggggaatccatagccttatggaaaaaaaggaaaaagagagtgGTTGCTGGGATGCTATCATGGAAATCCCAAACTTAGATA TTGGTGCTTTTCAATTCATATACGTGCTCAGTGGATGGGAAGGTTCAGCTCATGATTCAAAAGTGTTAAATGATGCTTTATC TAAATATTTCTTAGTGGATTGTGGATTTCCAAATCGACGTCAATTTTTAGCTCCATTTCGAGGTGTACGATATCATCTCCAAGATTTTGCTGGTCAAGGTCGTGACCCCGAAAACGCAACTGAGTTGTTCAATCTTCGCCATGCTTCCTTGAGGAATGTAATTGAGAGGATATTTGGGATATTTAAATCAAGATTCACAATTTTCAAGTCAGCACCTCCATTCCCATATAGGACTCAAGTAGAGCTTGTGTTAGCTTGTGCAGGACtacataattttctttgtaggGAATGTCGTTCTGATGAATTTCCTATTGAACTAGAGAACgagtcttcatcatcttcatcattacCAGGGAATGAAGGAGATAATGTGGAACAAGTTTTTGaaactcaagaacaacaaCGAGAGAATGCTAATGAATGGAGAGTTGGTATAGCTTCTGACATGTGGAGAAATGCCATGCAAGATAATAACGGAACTCAACGGTAA
- the LOC117637211 gene encoding potassium transporter 7 isoform X2 — translation MAEEEGLERGEINGGLASMDSIDSRWVFQDEDDSEVDDEEAEDDVRHRTVVDSEDDEDEDNAEQRLIRTGPRIDSFDVEALEVPGALRNEYEDFSLGRKIIIAFQTLGVVFGDVGTSPLYAFSVMFKKAPINGNEDVIGAMSLVLYTLILIPLLKYVLVVLWANDDGEGGTFALYSLICRHAKVSLLPNQLPSDARISSFRLKVPSPELERSLKIKERLEASLTLKKLLLTLVLAGTAMVIADGVVTPAMSVVSAVSGLKIGVDAIKQDQVVMISVAFLVILFSVQKFGTSKVGLAVGPALFIWFCSLGGIGIYNLVKYDSSVLKAFNPVHIYYFFKRNSTKAWYSLGGCLLCATGSEAMFADLCYFSVRSVQLTFVLLVLPCLMLGYLGQAAYLMENPDGAEQAFFSSIPSIAELGVMMMTTILVTIVMLLIWQINIIIVLSFIVIFLGLELTFFSSVLWSVGDGSWIILVFAIIMFFIMFIWNYGSKLKYETEVKQKLSMDLMRELGCNLGTIRAPGIGLLYNELVKGIPAIFGHFLTTLPAIHSMIIFVCIKYVPVPVVPQSERFLFRRVCPKNYHIFRCIARYGYKDVRKESHQTFEQLLIESLEKFIRREAQERSLESDGDDGDIDSEDVTSCSRVLIAPNGSVYSLGVPLLAEYKESSEPISEASTSEEVKPGPPADQTAYDAEQSIERELSFIRKAKESGVVYLLGHGDIRARKDSWFIKKLIINYFYAFLRKNCRRGIANLSVPHSHLMQVGMTYMV, via the exons ATGGCCGAGGAGGAAGGTCTCGAGAGGGGCGAGATCAATGGCGGACTAGCATCCATGGACTCCATCGATTCGCGGTGGGTTTTTCAGGACGAGGACGACTCCGAGGTCGACGATGAGGAGGCAGAGGACGATGTGAGGCATCGGACGGTTGTGGATTCGGAGGACGATGAAGACGAAGACAATGCCGAGCAGCGCTTGATTCGCACTGGGCCTCGCATCGATTCCTTTGACGTCGAAGCGCTCGAGGTCCCCGGCGCTCTGCGAAACGAATATGAG GATTTCAGTCTTggaaggaaaataataattgctTTTCAGACCCTTGGGGTTGTCTTTGGTGATGTTGGAACAAGTCCATTGTATGCCTTCAGTGTCATGTTTAAAAAGGCACCAATTAATGGAAATGAGGATGTTATTGGAGCAATGTCACTAGTCCTATACACCTTAATCTTGATCCCCCTGCTTAAGTATGTGCTGGTTGTTCTTTGGGCTAATGATGATGGTGAAG GTGGTACATTTGCTTTGTATTCATTGATCTGTCGACATGCTAAGGTCAGTCTTCTTCCAAACCAGCTTCCGTCAGATGCCCGGATATCAAGTTTCAGGCTAAAGGTGCCATCTCCTGAACTCGAGAGATCTTTAAAAATCAAGGAAAGGCTCGAGGCTTCTCTGACTCTGAAAAAGCTTCTTCTGACATTAGTGCTTGCTGGTACTGCTATGGTGATAGCTGATGGGGTTGTTACCCCAGCTATGTCAG TAGTGTCAGCTGTTAGTGGTCTAAAGATTGGAGTAGATGCAATTAAGCAAG ATCAAGTGGTGATGATTTCAGTTGCCTTTCTTGTAATTTTATTCAGTGTACAGAAATTCGGGACAAGTAAAGTTGGACTGGCTGTAGGCCCTGCCTTATTCATATGGTTTTGTTCCCTTGGGGGCATTGGGATTTACAACCTTGTTAAATATGACAGCAGTGTGTTGAAGGCATTCAATCCTGTTCACATCTATTACTTCTTCAAGAGGAACTCGACTAAGGCTTGGTATTCTCTTGGGGGTTGTCTTCTGTGCGCTACAG GTTCTGAGGCAATGTTTGCGGATCTTTGCTACTTTTCTGTTCGATCAGTCCAG CTTACGTTTGTGCTTCTTGTTTTGCCATGCCTTATGTTGGGTTATTTGGGTCAAGCTGCATACCTTATGGAGAACCCAGATGGAGCTGAACaagctttcttttcttctattcCAA GCATTGCTGAGCTAggagtgatgatgatgacgacCATTTTAGTAACAATTGTTATGCTTCTTATATGGCAGATAAATATTATCATCGTGCTGAGTTTCATAGTAATTTTCCTGGGTTTGGAATTGACCTTTTTCTCGTCAGTTTTGTGGAGTGTGGGAGATGGAAGTTGGATAATTTTGGTCTTTGCcataattatgttttttataATGTTTATCTGGAACTATGGAAGCAAGCTTAAGTATGAAACTGAAGTCAAGCAAAAGCTGTCAATGGATTTGATGCGGGAATTGGGTTGCAATCTTGGGACAATCAGAGCACCGGGAATTGGCTTGCTTTATAATGAGTTGGTGAAGGGAATACCAGCAATTTTTGGCCATTTTCTAACCACACTTCCGGCAATCCACTCGATGATCATATTTGTATGTATAAAGTATGTTCCAGTTCCTGTAGTGCCTCAAAGTGAAAGGTTTCTTTTCCGGCGTGTCTGCCCAAAAAACTACCACATATTTCGTTGCATTGCCAG GTATGGCTACAAGGATGTTCGTAAAGAAAGTCACCAGACATTTGAACAGCTACTAATTGAGAGCCTTGAGAAATTCATTCGTCGGGAAGCTCAGGAGCGGTCACTAGAGAGTGATGGGGATGATGGTGATATAGACTCTGAGGACGTGACTTCGTGCTCAAGAGTTCTCATAGCTCCCAACGGAAGTGTCTACTCACTTGGTGTTCCTCTCCTGGCTGAGTACAAGGAGTCAAGTGAGCCTATATCAGAAGCAAGCACATCAGAGGAGGTGAAGCCAGGGCCTCCTGCAGACCAGACAGCTTATGATGCTGAGCAGAGTATTGAGAGGGAACTATCTTTTATACGCAAGGCCAAAGAATCGGGGGTTGTCTATCTTCTTGGTCACGGGGATATTAGGGCCAGGAAAGATTCCTGGTTTATTAAGAAGTTAATCATCAATTACTTCTACGCCTTCTTGAGAAAAAATTGCAGGAGGGGGATTGCCAATTTGAGCGTGCCCCATTCGCATCTAATGCAGGTTGGGATGACATATATGGTTTGA